A genome region from Musa acuminata AAA Group cultivar baxijiao chromosome BXJ3-5, Cavendish_Baxijiao_AAA, whole genome shotgun sequence includes the following:
- the LOC135638459 gene encoding uncharacterized protein LOC135638459 encodes MGNSLRCCLACVLPCGALDVVRVVHLSGHVEEYSRRVSAGEILAANPNHVLTRPCSRGVGRRILIVPPESELKRGRIYFLMPAPTLPEQKRRRHAMVRTRGGDEYTTEIASGKKPIHRRRPSGRVGVHRSQLESICEDS; translated from the coding sequence ATGGGGAACAGTCTGCGGTGTTGCTTGGCTTGCGTCCTCCCGTGCGGGGCGCTCGACGTCGTCCGCGTCGTCCACCTCAGCGGCCACGTCGAGGAGTACAGCCGCCGCGTCTCCGCCGGGGAGATCCTGGCGGCCAACCCCAACCACGTGCTGACCAGGCCGTGCTCCCGAGGCGTCGGGCGCCGGATCTTGATCGTGCCACCGGAGTCGGAGCTCAAGCGCGGGCGCATTTACTTCCTCATGCCCGCGCCCACCTTGCCGGAGCAGAAGAGGAGGAGGCATGCCATGGTCAGGACACGAGGAGGCGACGAGTACACGACCGAGATTGCGTCGGGGAAGAAGCCGATCCATCGTCGGCGGCCGAGCGGCCGGGTCGGAGTACATCGGTCGCAACTCGAGAGCATTTGCGAGGACTCTTGA